Proteins from a single region of Synechococcus sp. WH 8109:
- a CDS encoding leucyl aminopeptidase — protein MRFSLSSAGLQEWNGDVLAVGLPQDDVEATATALEQRFAGITDSLKQQKFKGKPGDQLVITPLGGCPQRLVVLGMGESDGIDAERLRGATARAAKAAIGCEGSLGLQLPWAGTDATEAARICAEAVRLCLYKDQRFRKEPDPRRIPAALELIDLDPAAAAGFKAVNATCAGVELARELVAAPPNVVTPAALADTAAGIAKDHDLELKVLERSDCEAKGMGAFLAVSQGSDLPPKFIHLIYRPEGEVKRRVALVGKGLTFDSGGYNLKVGAAQIDMMKFDMGGSAAVIGAMRSIAELKPAGVEVHMVVASCENMVNGSAVHPGDIVTAANGMTIEINNTDAEGRLTLADALLYACEQKPDAVVDLATLTGACVIALGDEMAGLWSNNEDLAEALDAAAQTGGEGLWRMPLRQSYRDGLKSLLADMKNTGPRPGGSITAALFLKEFVAKDTAWAHIDIAGPVWSDKGKGVNPAGATGYGVRTLVNWVLAQS, from the coding sequence ATGCGCTTCTCCCTGTCCTCCGCCGGTTTACAGGAGTGGAACGGCGATGTGCTGGCGGTGGGGCTGCCCCAGGACGATGTCGAGGCCACGGCAACGGCCCTGGAACAACGTTTTGCCGGCATCACCGATTCCCTCAAGCAGCAGAAGTTCAAAGGCAAGCCTGGGGACCAACTGGTGATCACGCCCCTGGGCGGGTGCCCGCAGCGCCTGGTGGTGCTGGGCATGGGCGAGAGCGATGGGATAGACGCCGAGCGCCTGCGCGGCGCCACCGCTCGGGCTGCCAAGGCCGCCATCGGCTGTGAAGGCAGCCTCGGCCTGCAACTGCCCTGGGCTGGAACCGATGCCACAGAAGCCGCCCGCATCTGTGCAGAAGCCGTCCGGCTCTGCCTCTACAAAGACCAGCGCTTCCGCAAGGAGCCGGACCCGCGCCGAATCCCCGCGGCCCTGGAGCTGATTGACCTCGACCCTGCCGCCGCCGCCGGTTTTAAGGCCGTTAATGCCACCTGCGCCGGAGTGGAACTGGCCCGGGAGCTGGTGGCAGCCCCTCCGAACGTGGTCACCCCAGCTGCCCTCGCCGACACGGCCGCTGGCATCGCCAAGGACCATGACCTTGAGCTCAAGGTGCTCGAGCGCAGCGACTGCGAAGCCAAGGGCATGGGGGCCTTCCTGGCGGTGAGCCAGGGCTCAGATCTACCCCCCAAGTTCATCCACCTGATCTATCGCCCCGAGGGCGAGGTGAAACGCCGCGTTGCCCTGGTGGGCAAAGGCCTCACCTTCGATTCCGGCGGGTACAACCTCAAGGTGGGCGCCGCCCAGATCGACATGATGAAGTTCGACATGGGCGGTAGTGCCGCTGTGATCGGTGCCATGCGCAGCATCGCCGAACTCAAGCCGGCCGGCGTTGAGGTGCACATGGTGGTGGCCTCCTGCGAAAACATGGTGAACGGCTCCGCCGTCCACCCCGGCGACATCGTCACGGCCGCCAACGGCATGACGATTGAGATCAACAACACCGACGCCGAAGGTCGCCTCACCCTCGCCGATGCCCTGCTCTACGCCTGTGAGCAGAAGCCTGATGCCGTGGTGGATCTGGCCACCCTCACCGGAGCCTGCGTCATTGCCCTGGGGGATGAGATGGCCGGGCTGTGGTCCAACAATGAAGATCTGGCTGAAGCCCTCGACGCCGCTGCTCAGACGGGCGGTGAAGGCCTCTGGCGCATGCCACTGCGGCAGTCCTACAGGGATGGATTGAAGTCGTTGCTGGCCGACATGAAGAACACCGGCCCGCGACCCGGCGGTTCGATCACAGCGGCTCTGTTCCTCAAGGAGTTCGTGGCCAAAGACACCGCGTGGGCCCACATCGACATCGCTGGCCCGGTCTGGAGTGACAAGGGCAAAGGCGTCAATCCCGCTGGTGCCACCGGCTACGGCGTGCGCACTCTGGTGAACTGGGTGCTGGCCCAGTCATGA
- a CDS encoding DUF4278 domain-containing protein — MTALLYRGHTYAAAPATAKACIELTYRREHYNTCRQELMGESRRTLTYRGVTYTK, encoded by the coding sequence ATGACTGCACTTCTCTATCGAGGCCACACCTACGCAGCAGCTCCAGCCACTGCCAAGGCCTGCATTGAATTGACCTACCGCCGCGAGCATTACAACACCTGCCGCCAGGAACTCATGGGCGAAAGCCGCCGCACCCTCACCTACCGGGGCGTCACGTATACCAAGTAG
- a CDS encoding DUF3104 domain-containing protein, producing MSVDLGDLAVKADPPFLHVRPGHFVIVAGDQLDQEDWWMGQVLFCEGSARHPRLPSLFQVADVDTGVIKWINADAVSDVIWSMDGWPASAPVSSGC from the coding sequence ATGTCGGTTGATCTCGGTGATCTCGCGGTGAAGGCGGATCCTCCCTTTCTCCACGTCCGCCCAGGGCACTTTGTGATCGTCGCTGGAGACCAGCTCGATCAAGAGGATTGGTGGATGGGGCAGGTGCTCTTCTGTGAGGGAAGTGCTCGCCACCCCAGGCTTCCGTCTCTGTTCCAGGTAGCCGATGTGGATACGGGCGTCATCAAATGGATCAATGCCGACGCGGTCTCGGATGTGATCTGGTCGATGGATGGGTGGCCCGCCAGTGCGCCTGTTTCTTCGGGGTGTTGA
- the msrA gene encoding peptide-methionine (S)-S-oxide reductase MsrA, which produces MKRTLLLLFTCLMLLSCPQRAMAELQTAVFAGGCFWCLEHDLEHLPGVRDAVSGYSGGQLERPTYRQVSSETTGHQEAVQVRFDPDQISYSELLRSYWRNVDPLDGGGQFCDRGDSYRPVIFTADDAQAQAAEASASAAAREIGQPRSVLKVELTQATRFWPAEGYHQNYAENNAVKYNFYRFSCGRDRKLDSVWGDNARSGNAWVN; this is translated from the coding sequence ATGAAACGAACCTTGCTGCTGCTTTTTACCTGCCTGATGTTGCTCAGCTGTCCCCAGCGCGCCATGGCTGAGCTTCAGACGGCGGTCTTCGCCGGTGGCTGTTTCTGGTGTTTGGAGCACGACCTGGAACATCTGCCCGGGGTGCGTGATGCCGTGAGTGGCTACAGCGGCGGGCAGCTAGAGCGCCCCACCTACCGGCAGGTGAGCAGTGAGACGACTGGTCATCAGGAAGCGGTGCAGGTCCGTTTTGACCCGGATCAGATCAGCTACTCGGAGCTGCTGCGCAGCTACTGGCGCAATGTGGATCCCCTCGATGGCGGCGGCCAGTTCTGCGATCGAGGCGATTCCTACCGGCCGGTGATCTTCACGGCTGATGACGCCCAGGCTCAGGCGGCTGAGGCCAGTGCGTCGGCAGCGGCCCGTGAGATCGGACAACCACGGTCTGTATTGAAGGTGGAGCTCACGCAGGCGACTCGCTTTTGGCCTGCCGAGGGTTACCACCAGAACTACGCGGAGAACAACGCCGTCAAATACAACTTCTACCGGTTCAGCTGCGGTCGTGACCGCAAGCTCGACAGCGTCTGGGGCGACAACGCGCGCTCAGGTAACGCCTGGGTGAACTAA
- the lpxB gene encoding lipid-A-disaccharide synthase: MVRLLISTGEVSGDLQGSLLIRALRLEAEQRGLELEVLALGGPRMEEAGAVLIADTAPMGAIGLWEAAPLILPTLRLQARVDALLEEQRLDGVVLIDYVGANVRLGTRLRRKQPKLPITYYIAPQEWAWRFGDGSSTRLIEFTDKVLAVFPAEAEFYGARGADVSWVGHPLLDSFQNLPDRASSRLQLGLDPDAPVLLLLPASRTQELRYLMPPLAQAAALLQQSHPDLQVLLPAGLAEFEAPLDAALQAAGVRHGRVIPAAEADGLKTTLCAAADLALGKSGTVNLELALQGVPQVVGYRVSRLTAWIARHVLRFQVDHISPVNLLLKQRLVPELLQDELTAEALVERALPLLTATPERHDMLEGYARLRTTLGAPGVTERAAKAIFDQVIG; this comes from the coding sequence ATGGTTCGGCTGCTGATCAGCACCGGGGAGGTCTCCGGTGATCTGCAGGGCAGCCTGTTGATTCGCGCCTTGCGGTTGGAGGCGGAACAACGGGGGCTTGAGCTGGAGGTGCTGGCTTTGGGAGGTCCGCGCATGGAGGAGGCGGGCGCGGTGTTGATCGCCGACACCGCGCCGATGGGGGCCATCGGTCTGTGGGAGGCCGCTCCGTTGATTCTTCCCACGCTGCGGCTGCAGGCCCGAGTAGATGCGCTGTTGGAGGAACAGCGCCTTGATGGGGTGGTGCTGATCGACTATGTCGGGGCCAATGTGCGCTTGGGCACAAGGCTGCGGCGGAAGCAGCCCAAGCTGCCGATCACGTATTACATCGCTCCCCAGGAGTGGGCTTGGCGCTTCGGCGATGGCAGCAGCACTCGATTGATCGAATTCACCGACAAGGTACTGGCGGTTTTCCCTGCTGAGGCCGAGTTCTATGGAGCCAGAGGTGCGGATGTGAGCTGGGTGGGCCATCCCCTCTTGGATAGCTTCCAGAACCTGCCCGATCGCGCCAGCTCCCGTCTTCAACTGGGTCTGGACCCTGATGCCCCAGTGCTGTTGTTGCTGCCGGCCTCGCGGACCCAAGAGTTGCGCTACCTGATGCCACCGTTGGCCCAGGCGGCGGCCCTGTTGCAGCAAAGCCATCCTGATCTTCAGGTGCTCCTACCTGCTGGGCTTGCGGAGTTCGAAGCGCCCCTGGATGCAGCGCTCCAGGCGGCCGGCGTGCGCCATGGCCGGGTGATTCCCGCTGCTGAAGCGGATGGGCTTAAGACCACCCTCTGTGCGGCAGCGGATCTCGCCTTGGGCAAGTCCGGCACGGTGAATCTGGAGCTGGCCCTGCAGGGGGTCCCCCAGGTGGTGGGGTACCGCGTGAGCCGACTGACGGCCTGGATTGCCCGCCACGTGCTGCGCTTCCAGGTGGATCACATTTCGCCGGTGAATCTGTTGCTCAAGCAGCGGTTGGTGCCGGAGCTACTGCAGGACGAACTCACGGCCGAAGCCCTGGTGGAGAGGGCGCTTCCCCTGTTAACCGCTACACCGGAGCGCCACGACATGTTGGAGGGGTACGCGCGGCTGCGGACCACCCTGGGTGCTCCTGGGGTCACCGAGCGGGCGGCCAAGGCCATCTTTGATCAGGTGATCGGATGA
- the lpxA gene encoding acyl-ACP--UDP-N-acetylglucosamine O-acyltransferase yields the protein MSQQTALQQIHPTAVVDPKAELASGVVIGPGAVVGPEVVIGENTWIGPHAVLDGRLTLGRDNKVYPNACLGLPPQDLKYRGANTEVLIGDGNTLRECVTINRATEEGELTRIGNGNLLMAYCHLGHNCDLGNNIVMSNAIQVAGHVVIEDRAVVGGCLGIHQFVHIGGMAMVGGMTRVDRDVPPYCLVEGHPGRVRGLNRVGLRRSGLASNHDGAELKQLQEIWTLMYRSDLVIADALQRARSQPLLPAAEHFCQFLEASTGQGRRGPMPVQGR from the coding sequence ATGTCTCAGCAAACGGCGTTACAGCAGATCCACCCCACTGCGGTGGTGGACCCGAAGGCCGAGCTGGCCTCCGGCGTGGTGATCGGCCCGGGTGCGGTGGTAGGGCCTGAGGTAGTGATCGGTGAGAACACCTGGATCGGTCCCCATGCCGTCTTGGATGGTCGGCTGACCTTGGGCCGTGACAACAAGGTGTACCCGAACGCCTGCCTTGGTCTTCCGCCGCAGGATCTCAAGTACCGCGGTGCCAATACCGAGGTGTTGATCGGTGATGGAAATACGCTGCGGGAATGCGTGACGATCAACCGCGCCACCGAAGAGGGCGAGTTGACCCGCATCGGCAACGGAAACCTGCTGATGGCTTATTGCCATCTGGGCCACAACTGCGATCTCGGCAACAACATCGTGATGTCAAATGCCATTCAGGTGGCGGGCCACGTGGTGATCGAAGACCGTGCGGTGGTGGGTGGCTGTCTGGGCATTCACCAGTTTGTTCACATAGGTGGAATGGCGATGGTGGGCGGGATGACCCGCGTCGACCGGGATGTTCCCCCCTACTGCCTGGTGGAAGGCCATCCGGGCAGGGTACGGGGGTTGAACCGCGTGGGCCTGAGGCGCAGTGGCCTGGCTTCGAACCACGATGGTGCTGAACTCAAGCAGCTCCAGGAGATTTGGACTCTGATGTATCGCTCTGACCTGGTAATTGCTGATGCGCTTCAGCGGGCCCGCAGCCAGCCCTTGCTGCCGGCGGCTGAGCACTTCTGCCAGTTCCTTGAAGCCTCCACCGGTCAGGGCCGACGGGGTCCGATGCCAGTGCAGGGCCGCTGA
- the fabZ gene encoding 3-hydroxyacyl-ACP dehydratase FabZ: MTESTTPDVVLTSEQIAGLLPHRYPFALVDRVIAHEPGVSATAIKNVTMNEPQFQGHFPERPLMPGVLIVEAMAQVGGLIVTQMPDLPKGLFVFAGIDGVRFRRPVVPGDQLVIRCELLGLKRKRFGKVKAEATVDGDLACTGELMFSLVD, encoded by the coding sequence GTGACTGAATCCACCACCCCTGACGTCGTGCTCACCAGCGAGCAGATCGCCGGTTTGCTCCCGCACCGTTATCCCTTTGCTCTGGTGGATCGGGTTATCGCCCATGAGCCCGGTGTTTCGGCCACGGCGATCAAGAACGTGACCATGAACGAGCCCCAGTTTCAGGGGCATTTCCCCGAGCGTCCGCTGATGCCAGGGGTGCTGATTGTCGAGGCGATGGCGCAGGTGGGTGGTCTGATCGTCACCCAGATGCCCGATCTGCCCAAGGGACTGTTCGTTTTTGCCGGGATTGACGGGGTACGCTTCAGAAGGCCTGTGGTTCCTGGAGATCAGCTGGTGATCCGCTGTGAACTGCTCGGCCTAAAGCGCAAACGCTTCGGCAAGGTCAAGGCGGAGGCCACGGTGGACGGCGATCTGGCCTGCACCGGGGAATTGATGTTCTCGCTGGTGGACTGA
- the lpxC gene encoding UDP-3-O-acyl-N-acetylglucosamine deacetylase, whose translation MTIWPQDYSAAWTLAAETSRSGVGLHSGAEAHVELRPTELPGFHMRLPGMEQPIQLRPDQVRDSPLCTTLDLGSSKVATVEHLLAALAGCGLSHVEIGLNGHEVPLLDGSALGWVEAIEAAGLVPAATPRPSAPRLEQPLLRTRGNSVITATPSDRFGIVGIIDFPQAAIGRQQFALELSPQRFVDEIAPARTFGFREQVEQLRAAGLIQGGALDNALVCDGDQWMNPPLRFEDEPVRHKLLDLIGDLALVGFPQAQVLVYKGSHGLHTDLAAAL comes from the coding sequence GTGACCATCTGGCCTCAGGACTACTCCGCTGCTTGGACATTGGCGGCGGAAACATCACGCTCTGGCGTCGGTCTCCACAGTGGAGCTGAGGCCCATGTTGAGCTTCGGCCGACGGAACTGCCGGGTTTCCACATGCGTTTGCCCGGGATGGAGCAGCCGATCCAGCTTCGGCCGGATCAAGTCCGTGACAGCCCGTTGTGCACAACCTTGGATTTGGGTTCCAGCAAGGTGGCCACCGTTGAACATCTGCTGGCGGCCCTGGCCGGTTGTGGGCTCAGCCATGTGGAGATAGGCCTCAATGGCCATGAAGTTCCGCTGCTCGATGGCTCCGCCTTGGGCTGGGTAGAAGCCATCGAAGCCGCTGGGTTGGTGCCGGCGGCCACCCCACGGCCGTCTGCACCGCGGCTGGAGCAACCCCTGCTGCGCACACGTGGCAACAGTGTGATCACCGCCACCCCGTCCGATCGATTTGGCATTGTGGGCATCATCGATTTCCCGCAGGCGGCCATCGGGCGACAGCAGTTCGCTTTGGAACTCTCGCCCCAACGCTTTGTCGATGAGATCGCTCCAGCACGCACTTTTGGTTTCCGGGAGCAGGTGGAGCAGCTGCGCGCTGCCGGATTGATCCAGGGCGGAGCCCTGGACAATGCCCTTGTCTGTGACGGTGATCAGTGGATGAATCCGCCGCTGCGGTTCGAGGATGAGCCGGTGCGCCATAAGCTCTTGGACTTAATCGGCGACCTGGCCCTCGTCGGTTTTCCCCAGGCACAGGTTCTTGTGTACAAGGGATCCCATGGTCTTCACACTGATCTCGCAGCCGCTTTGTGA
- a CDS encoding outer membrane protein assembly factor, with product MTRRSTRRSSVAVRRTVLGLILGIPLVAPPVMAQEAMPENQAAESKEVVVAPTVGEDALVEQPRVLISEVLIEGIEGHPEEERLQISTYDAMRVRPGMRVNREELQNDLNGIQATGWFSDVRIVPQNGPLGVQVVVQVQPFPPLSAVEINGDEENLLSDELIEETFASDYGRTLNLNDLQQRMKALQASVAGLGYSLARVSGPERVSQQGVVTLKLLQGSVSGIEVKFLTQDGDDTDENGNPIRGKTREWVITREVSIQPGDPFNRNQLERDIKRLYTTQLFSDVKVTLRPVPEEPGDVVIVLGIVEQSTGQLSGGLGYSQSQGVFGQVQLQETNLLGRAWNLGTNITYGQYGGLANLNFSDPWIYGDKHRTSFRTSLFLSQQVPQVFQSEENGNIRTAEEYANNGSNFAYEIGNVYNFTAGVAAPDDVNLAQAAYPNRSWFDYEGDTVVLRKTGGSFSFSRPLNGGDPYKDAKWNVVAGMSFAEVRPINFAGDSRSYAVSSKKRSEGNGEVGKDEIICVSYNCADSNTLIGTRFATTYNTLNNPRNPTAGRFFSAGTEQFVGINSNSPTFNRLRASYTQFFPVDWLKLHKGCRQKPGEQADCPQAIGVQIKGGVLMGEAPSYEAFCMGGSNSIRGWYDCDLAVSKAFSELTLEYRFPLISIISGEVFMDAGTDFGTQKDVPGKPGLLLDKDGSGVSVGTGVIVTTPVGPIRLEVATKDFSSDYRFNLGVGWKF from the coding sequence ATGACCCGTCGTTCGACCCGCCGCTCCTCGGTTGCCGTTCGTCGCACGGTTCTGGGTCTGATACTGGGAATCCCCTTAGTGGCTCCACCTGTCATGGCTCAGGAGGCCATGCCTGAGAACCAAGCTGCTGAGAGTAAAGAGGTCGTTGTGGCTCCCACTGTTGGTGAAGACGCCCTGGTGGAACAGCCCCGGGTGCTGATCTCCGAGGTGCTGATTGAGGGTATCGAGGGCCACCCGGAAGAGGAACGTCTTCAAATCTCCACCTACGACGCCATGCGGGTGCGTCCGGGGATGCGTGTGAACCGTGAGGAGCTGCAGAACGATCTGAATGGCATTCAGGCCACGGGTTGGTTCTCGGATGTGCGGATCGTTCCTCAGAACGGACCGCTCGGGGTTCAAGTGGTTGTTCAGGTGCAGCCCTTCCCTCCGCTGAGTGCCGTGGAGATCAACGGTGATGAGGAGAATCTTCTCTCCGATGAGCTGATTGAGGAGACGTTTGCCTCCGATTACGGCCGTACGCTCAATCTCAACGATCTGCAGCAGCGGATGAAGGCCCTGCAGGCCTCAGTAGCCGGTCTGGGCTATTCCCTGGCGCGGGTGTCCGGTCCGGAACGGGTCAGCCAACAGGGTGTGGTCACGTTGAAGCTGCTCCAAGGGAGTGTGTCTGGCATTGAGGTGAAATTCCTCACCCAAGATGGTGATGACACCGATGAGAACGGCAACCCCATACGCGGCAAAACTAGGGAGTGGGTGATCACCCGAGAGGTTTCGATTCAGCCTGGTGATCCGTTCAACCGCAACCAGCTGGAGCGGGACATCAAACGGTTGTATACAACCCAGCTGTTCAGTGATGTGAAGGTCACTTTGAGGCCTGTGCCCGAAGAACCCGGCGACGTGGTGATCGTGCTGGGCATCGTTGAGCAGTCCACCGGCCAGCTTTCCGGAGGCCTTGGCTACAGCCAGAGTCAGGGTGTGTTCGGTCAGGTGCAATTACAGGAGACCAACCTCCTTGGAAGAGCTTGGAATTTGGGCACCAACATCACCTACGGGCAATACGGCGGACTCGCCAACCTCAACTTCTCGGACCCCTGGATCTATGGCGATAAGCACCGCACGAGTTTCCGCACGTCTCTCTTTTTGAGCCAGCAGGTGCCTCAGGTCTTCCAGAGCGAAGAGAATGGCAACATCCGTACGGCAGAGGAATATGCCAATAACGGCTCCAATTTTGCTTATGAAATAGGCAATGTTTACAACTTCACGGCAGGTGTTGCAGCTCCTGATGATGTGAATTTGGCGCAAGCCGCTTATCCGAACCGCAGTTGGTTTGATTACGAGGGTGACACGGTGGTCCTGCGCAAGACTGGCGGCAGTTTCTCCTTCTCCCGTCCTTTGAACGGTGGTGATCCGTACAAAGACGCTAAGTGGAATGTTGTGGCTGGCATGTCTTTTGCTGAAGTGCGGCCAATCAACTTTGCAGGTGATTCAAGGTCCTACGCCGTTTCCTCCAAAAAGCGCAGTGAAGGGAATGGTGAGGTCGGCAAAGATGAAATTATTTGCGTTTCGTATAACTGCGCAGATAGCAACACCCTCATTGGGACTCGTTTTGCTACCACCTACAACACGCTCAACAATCCCCGCAACCCCACCGCCGGGCGGTTTTTCTCAGCAGGAACTGAGCAATTCGTGGGAATCAATAGCAACTCTCCCACCTTTAACCGGTTGCGGGCGAGTTACACCCAGTTCTTCCCTGTGGACTGGCTCAAGCTTCATAAGGGCTGCCGTCAAAAGCCCGGCGAACAGGCTGATTGCCCCCAAGCCATCGGTGTGCAGATCAAGGGCGGAGTGCTTATGGGTGAAGCGCCTTCTTACGAGGCGTTCTGCATGGGCGGATCTAACTCGATTCGTGGTTGGTACGACTGTGATCTTGCGGTTTCGAAGGCCTTCAGCGAACTCACCCTCGAGTACCGCTTCCCGCTGATAAGCATTATCTCCGGTGAGGTGTTCATGGATGCCGGTACTGATTTCGGCACCCAGAAAGATGTTCCTGGCAAGCCCGGTCTGCTTCTGGATAAGGACGGTTCTGGTGTCTCTGTTGGTACAGGGGTGATCGTGACCACCCCTGTCGGCCCAATCCGCTTGGAGGTGGCCACCAAAGACTTTTCATCCGACTATCGCTTCAATCTGGGCGTGGGCTGGAAGTTCTAG
- the purC gene encoding phosphoribosylaminoimidazolesuccinocarboxamide synthase, whose amino-acid sequence MTSDHGELLYEGKAKRVFASTDPDRVLVEFKNDATAFNAKKKAQLDDKGRLNCQISARLFELLESEGVPTHYCGLVGETWMLVRRVEIIPLEVVLRNIATGSLCRQTPIVEGTAIEPALLDLYYKDDSMGDPLLTEARVQLLGVADPAGLSAIEQLARRVNAVLKPFFEGLELQLVDFKLELGLASDGTLLLADEISPDTCRLWDRRNSNAEDRILDKDRFRKDLGGVMEAYGEVLKRVQSSCPNPRNCL is encoded by the coding sequence ATGACGTCCGATCACGGAGAGCTGCTTTACGAAGGCAAGGCCAAGCGGGTGTTCGCCAGCACGGATCCCGACCGGGTGCTGGTGGAGTTCAAGAATGACGCCACCGCCTTCAATGCCAAGAAGAAAGCTCAGCTGGACGACAAAGGTCGGCTGAACTGCCAGATCTCAGCACGGTTGTTCGAGCTACTGGAGAGTGAGGGGGTGCCGACCCATTACTGCGGTCTGGTCGGGGAGACCTGGATGTTGGTGCGACGGGTGGAGATCATTCCCCTCGAGGTGGTTCTGCGCAACATCGCCACTGGATCGCTGTGCCGTCAGACGCCGATCGTGGAGGGGACAGCCATCGAACCTGCCCTGCTTGATCTTTATTACAAGGATGATTCCATGGGCGATCCGCTGCTGACTGAGGCGCGCGTGCAGCTGTTGGGGGTTGCAGACCCGGCGGGACTGTCAGCAATTGAACAATTGGCCCGTCGGGTGAATGCCGTGCTCAAGCCCTTCTTTGAAGGGCTTGAGCTGCAACTGGTGGATTTCAAGCTGGAGTTGGGGCTGGCATCGGATGGAACACTCCTGCTCGCCGACGAGATCAGTCCTGACACCTGCAGGCTCTGGGACCGCCGCAACAGCAATGCCGAGGACCGGATTTTGGACAAGGACCGCTTCCGCAAGGATCTCGGTGGGGTGATGGAGGCCTACGGGGAGGTCCTTAAACGGGTCCAAAGCAGCTGCCCCAACCCCCGCAACTGCCTGTAA
- the purD gene encoding phosphoribosylamine--glycine ligase — protein MAMSSTRPTTLPALQRALVVGGGGREQALAWALGRCPGLDTVWITPGNGGTEGSAMAVGETDSAGLIALCQQNAVDLVVVGPEAPLAAGVADALRDAGFAVFGPGAEGAQLEASKAWAKQLMQEEGVPTAGHWAVTSEAEALAVLQEVQRPLVVKADGLAAGKGVTVADTVEESETAIREAFEGRFGAAGSQLVLEERMEGPEVSVFALCDGERMVLLPPAQDHKRLKDGDLGPNTGGMGAYAPAPLLSAEGLEEVRRIVLEPTLKALRERGIDYRGVIYAGLMITADGPQVIEFNCRFGDPECQTLMPLLGPELGAVLQACALGRLDLAPQLSIAERCSACVVAAAEGYPESPRKGDAIRIDLAPSPSHQLFHAGTRRESSGELLTAGGRVLAVVAQGDDFDAAFARAYNSLNQLDYAGITYRRDIGHQVRSGG, from the coding sequence ATGGCCATGTCGTCCACCCGTCCCACCACACTGCCCGCCCTCCAACGTGCCCTCGTCGTCGGTGGCGGCGGCAGGGAACAGGCCCTGGCCTGGGCCCTGGGCCGTTGTCCGGGTCTGGACACGGTCTGGATCACCCCTGGCAACGGCGGCACGGAAGGCAGCGCCATGGCGGTGGGCGAAACCGATAGCGCTGGGTTGATCGCGCTGTGCCAGCAGAACGCCGTCGACCTGGTGGTGGTGGGTCCGGAAGCGCCGCTGGCCGCTGGCGTCGCCGATGCCCTGCGCGATGCGGGTTTTGCCGTGTTCGGCCCGGGAGCGGAGGGTGCCCAACTGGAGGCGAGCAAAGCCTGGGCCAAGCAGCTGATGCAGGAGGAGGGGGTCCCCACCGCTGGCCACTGGGCGGTGACCAGTGAAGCCGAGGCCCTGGCGGTGTTACAGGAGGTGCAACGGCCTCTGGTGGTCAAAGCCGATGGCTTGGCCGCCGGCAAGGGCGTCACGGTGGCGGACACCGTGGAGGAATCGGAAACCGCCATCCGCGAGGCTTTTGAAGGGCGTTTCGGTGCCGCCGGCTCCCAGCTGGTGCTGGAGGAGCGGATGGAGGGCCCTGAAGTGTCGGTGTTCGCCCTCTGCGATGGGGAGCGGATGGTGCTGTTGCCACCGGCGCAGGACCACAAACGTCTCAAGGACGGTGATCTCGGCCCCAACACCGGCGGCATGGGCGCCTATGCCCCCGCCCCGCTTCTGAGTGCCGAGGGCCTCGAGGAGGTACGCCGCATCGTGCTCGAGCCCACCTTGAAAGCCCTGCGCGAACGGGGCATCGATTACCGCGGTGTGATCTACGCAGGCCTGATGATCACGGCCGATGGGCCCCAGGTGATCGAATTTAACTGTCGCTTCGGCGATCCCGAATGCCAGACCTTGATGCCCCTGCTCGGCCCTGAGCTCGGCGCCGTGCTGCAGGCCTGTGCCCTGGGACGCCTGGATCTGGCCCCACAACTGAGCATCGCCGAACGCTGCAGTGCCTGCGTTGTGGCGGCCGCCGAGGGCTACCCCGAGTCCCCCCGCAAAGGCGATGCGATACGCATCGACCTCGCCCCCAGCCCCAGCCATCAGCTGTTTCATGCCGGCACCCGCCGCGAGAGCTCCGGCGAACTGCTCACCGCAGGGGGCAGGGTGCTGGCCGTCGTCGCCCAGGGCGATGACTTCGATGCCGCCTTTGCCAGGGCCTACAACAGCCTCAATCAGCTGGATTACGCCGGAATCACCTACCGTCGAGATATCGGCCATCAGGTGCGCTCGGGCGGATGA